In the genome of Leptolyngbya sp. FACHB-261, one region contains:
- a CDS encoding tetratricopeptide repeat protein produces the protein MSEATTDQPEFESDIPDDWVERGTVLAGVGCYTEAMACFDRALELQPDHADAWNNRGHSLAALGRIDEAFACFDQTIRFNPDHYWAWNNRGLALARLGRYQEALTSFERAIEFNPNDANAWNNRGLVLSNLGRHDKALLSLERAVELQPDYYQAWLNRGGALLALSRPAEALRCLDQALAIRPDYGKVWFHRGNALVGLGCVAEAIADYEKALAHDPNDRRIRYVRDLLLASTGQPPEANSSFCRVLEPDRSAAEANDVNAQAQEANSQGDQGDSLDTLLAEFDRVLASNPDDAATWVMRAMLLGSSRQHEAAIASYDQALTLEPQEYRSWSN, from the coding sequence ATGAGTGAAGCCACGACCGATCAGCCCGAATTTGAGTCCGACATCCCTGACGACTGGGTTGAACGGGGAACCGTGCTAGCTGGTGTTGGTTGCTACACAGAAGCCATGGCCTGCTTCGACCGGGCTCTGGAGCTACAACCCGACCACGCAGATGCTTGGAACAACCGGGGCCACAGTCTGGCTGCCTTAGGCCGGATCGATGAGGCCTTTGCTTGTTTCGACCAAACTATCCGCTTTAACCCCGACCACTATTGGGCCTGGAACAATCGAGGGCTAGCGCTGGCCCGTCTGGGGCGATACCAAGAAGCGCTAACCAGCTTCGAGCGCGCCATTGAGTTCAATCCCAACGATGCGAATGCCTGGAATAACCGGGGCTTGGTCCTGTCCAACCTGGGTCGTCATGACAAAGCGCTACTCAGCCTAGAGCGGGCAGTCGAGTTGCAACCAGACTACTACCAGGCCTGGCTCAATCGAGGCGGTGCCCTGCTTGCCCTGAGCCGTCCTGCTGAAGCTCTCCGTTGTCTCGATCAGGCTTTGGCAATTCGGCCCGACTATGGCAAAGTCTGGTTTCATCGTGGCAATGCCCTAGTTGGTTTGGGCTGCGTGGCAGAGGCGATTGCCGACTACGAGAAGGCGCTAGCCCATGACCCCAACGACCGCCGCATTCGTTATGTGCGCGACCTGCTGTTGGCTAGCACCGGCCAACCACCAGAAGCCAACTCTAGTTTCTGCCGAGTTTTGGAGCCTGATCGTTCAGCCGCTGAGGCCAATGATGTTAATGCACAGGCTCAAGAGGCCAATAGTCAGGGGGATCAGGGCGATAGCTTAGACACACTCCTGGCAGAGTTTGACCGGGTTCTTGCGAGCAACCCCGATGACGCTGCGACCTGGGTAATGCGAGCAATGTTGTTGGGTAGCTCTAGACAACACGAGGCGGCAATCGCTAGTTACGATCAGGCACTGACCTTAGAGCCGCAAGAATATCGCTCCTGGTCCAATTGA
- a CDS encoding tetratricopeptide repeat protein: MASLGGHEEAIASYERALGLEAGDIAVWSNRGASLERLGDYAEAIASYDQILGLQPKDASTWYRRGCALMQLQRGQEALASFDQALALDPHRVNTWYRRGHVLAHLNQHSAAIDSYDQALQLQPALAGAWYNRACCYALQGNAEQAIIDLQEALNLDAQQYCPLAQADSDFGRLRNDPRFQAILQAKDSAS, translated from the coding sequence TTGGCTAGTTTGGGGGGTCACGAGGAGGCAATCGCTAGCTACGAGCGGGCGCTAGGCCTCGAAGCTGGAGACATTGCAGTTTGGAGTAACCGTGGTGCTTCCTTGGAGCGCTTGGGCGATTATGCAGAAGCGATTGCCAGCTACGACCAGATTCTGGGACTGCAACCTAAAGATGCCAGCACTTGGTATAGACGCGGCTGTGCTCTGATGCAGTTGCAGCGAGGTCAGGAAGCACTCGCTAGCTTTGACCAGGCACTAGCACTGGATCCCCATCGCGTAAACACCTGGTATCGGCGTGGTCACGTCCTGGCGCACCTCAACCAACACAGCGCAGCAATTGACAGCTACGACCAAGCGCTCCAGCTCCAACCTGCCTTGGCAGGAGCCTGGTACAACAGGGCCTGTTGCTATGCGCTCCAGGGTAATGCGGAGCAGGCCATTATTGACCTCCAGGAAGCGCTGAATCTAGACGCACAACAATATTGTCCCCTGGCGCAGGCAGACAGTGACTTTGGCCGGCTCCGGAACGACCCACGCTTTCAGGCAATTCTTCAAGCAAAAGACAGTGCTAGCTAA
- a CDS encoding CAAD domain-containing protein: MPEPTPEPNVTHSDEPQQAAEVISLDQLSAVETVIEAVHAVPESELEAALATQELTEAELSEVTTLVPETPESELDEAMAKAGKIPESKLDTVLTAVQAVEDSELEPLEAARVYSGANSRTPRPTHHKSSGFESPEGVADTQAGSYTEPEHQFKAEPVKAEPAEQGIISDVTDAISGGASSIKDDLVDLVDHPAQEVRQSEQPVLENTMNTEAKSTYAVADAQQPEAVNVQPPTAAPLATVPAAEATTERRLIRELLAPFAYIPEGLSHVVNQYKTPLTVFALVLVLTPVLSILSAILGVINSTPLLAPTFELVGASYTVWFVYRYLLFASNRQELNSNIRSFKNQVLGESAE, from the coding sequence ATGCCTGAACCAACTCCGGAACCCAACGTGACCCACTCAGATGAACCGCAGCAAGCTGCCGAGGTAATTTCATTGGACCAGCTATCTGCTGTGGAAACAGTGATTGAAGCAGTTCACGCTGTACCGGAATCTGAGTTAGAGGCGGCACTGGCAACGCAGGAGTTAACCGAAGCTGAGCTGAGCGAGGTAACAACCTTAGTTCCCGAGACGCCAGAATCTGAATTAGACGAAGCAATGGCCAAGGCCGGTAAGATACCTGAGTCTAAGCTGGATACCGTACTAACCGCTGTGCAAGCGGTGGAAGACTCGGAGCTGGAGCCGCTAGAAGCAGCCAGAGTTTATTCAGGCGCTAATAGCAGGACTCCTCGACCCACCCACCACAAAAGCTCTGGCTTTGAGTCGCCTGAAGGCGTAGCTGATACCCAAGCGGGTAGCTACACTGAGCCTGAGCATCAATTTAAAGCTGAGCCAGTTAAAGCCGAGCCAGCGGAGCAGGGCATCATTTCTGACGTAACTGATGCAATCTCCGGAGGGGCGTCTAGTATCAAAGATGATCTCGTTGATCTCGTTGATCACCCTGCCCAGGAAGTCCGGCAAAGCGAGCAACCTGTTTTGGAGAACACGATGAACACCGAAGCAAAATCCACTTACGCAGTCGCCGATGCTCAACAGCCTGAAGCGGTTAATGTACAACCGCCGACTGCTGCCCCGTTGGCCACGGTTCCTGCTGCTGAAGCGACGACCGAGCGCCGTCTAATCAGAGAACTACTAGCCCCCTTTGCCTATATCCCTGAGGGCCTGTCCCACGTTGTAAACCAGTACAAAACGCCTCTAACTGTTTTTGCGCTGGTTCTAGTTCTCACCCCCGTGCTGTCGATCCTCTCGGCTATCCTGGGTGTCATCAACTCAACCCCTCTGCTAGCGCCGACCTTTGAACTCGTTGGTGCAAGCTACACGGTTTGGTTTGTTTATCGCTACCTGCTGTTTGCCTCCAACCGCCAGGAACTCAACAGCAACATCCGTAGCTTTAAGAATCAGGTGCTCGGTGAGTCGGCAGAGTAG
- the arsJ gene encoding organoarsenical effux MFS transporter ArsJ yields the protein MTATTAERANLRNYLLVTAAYWGFTVTDGALRMLVLLHFNQLGYTPLQIASLFLFYEIFGVITNFLGGWIGSQFGLKVTLYGGIGLQVFALVMTALLNPSWPVGFGVVYVMAAQALSGIAKDLTKMSSKSAIRLVVPQDAQSSLFKWVAILTGSKNALKGVGFFVGAALLASLGFVKALLLMAGGLFLLLLTGVLLPKGMGKIKAKVKFKQLFSKSEEINILSAARFFLFGSRDVWFVVGLPVFLRSSLGWSFMQVGGFLACWVIGYGTIQFLAPNLLRLLGSGQPPQARTIQFWTSFLTAVPAAIALALQLGVSPTLTIVGGLALFGVVFAFNSAVHSYLVLAFTEDDKVALNVGFYYMANSGGRLAGTVLSGLIYQLFGLVGCLWISTFFVLVAALISFRLPDPKPVQAIAWKAGEE from the coding sequence ATGACTGCCACGACTGCTGAGCGCGCAAACCTGCGAAATTACCTGCTGGTCACCGCTGCCTACTGGGGGTTCACTGTCACTGATGGTGCTCTACGCATGCTGGTGCTGCTTCATTTCAACCAGCTGGGCTACACCCCTTTACAAATTGCCTCTCTATTTTTGTTCTATGAAATCTTTGGCGTTATTACTAATTTTCTAGGTGGGTGGATTGGTTCTCAGTTTGGTTTGAAAGTCACCCTTTACGGCGGTATCGGGCTTCAAGTGTTCGCTTTGGTGATGACTGCCTTACTGAATCCTAGTTGGCCAGTAGGTTTTGGTGTTGTGTATGTCATGGCAGCGCAAGCGTTATCGGGCATTGCGAAAGACCTCACCAAGATGAGTTCCAAGAGTGCGATTCGGCTGGTAGTGCCTCAGGACGCTCAATCCTCTCTGTTCAAATGGGTAGCCATTCTCACGGGTTCTAAGAATGCGCTCAAAGGAGTGGGCTTTTTTGTCGGTGCAGCTCTGCTAGCATCTCTCGGTTTTGTGAAAGCTCTGCTGCTTATGGCTGGAGGGCTGTTTCTGCTTCTGCTAACTGGGGTATTGCTACCTAAGGGCATGGGCAAAATCAAGGCTAAGGTCAAGTTCAAGCAGCTCTTTTCGAAGAGTGAGGAAATCAATATTCTCTCCGCCGCTCGCTTTTTCCTGTTCGGTTCGCGGGATGTCTGGTTTGTAGTTGGCTTACCCGTTTTCCTGCGCAGTTCTCTGGGTTGGTCGTTTATGCAGGTTGGGGGTTTTCTGGCCTGTTGGGTGATTGGCTACGGTACGATTCAGTTTTTAGCTCCCAACCTGTTGCGGCTGTTAGGCTCAGGTCAACCTCCTCAAGCTCGGACGATCCAGTTCTGGACCTCATTCCTGACAGCAGTGCCCGCAGCTATTGCTCTAGCGCTGCAATTAGGCGTCTCGCCGACGCTAACCATTGTGGGCGGTTTGGCTCTGTTCGGTGTGGTCTTTGCCTTTAATTCAGCAGTCCATTCCTACCTGGTGCTGGCCTTTACCGAGGATGACAAGGTAGCGCTGAACGTAGGCTTCTACTACATGGCAAACTCAGGCGGACGGCTGGCTGGCACCGTACTCTCGGGACTGATCTATCAGCTCTTTGGCCTGGTTGGTTGTCTCTGGATCTCTACATTCTTTGTGCTGGTGGCAGCCCTGATTTCCTTTCGCTTGCCTGACCCCAAACCGGTTCAAGCGATTGCCTGGAAAGCTGGTGAAGAGTGA
- a CDS encoding ArsJ-associated glyceraldehyde-3-phosphate dehydrogenase: protein MRARVGINGFGRIGRLALRAGWGWPELEFVHINELKGGPKTAAHLLKFDSVHGRWAPEVEAEGDQVCIDGKYLSFSESASPGEVPWEEFGVDLVLECSGKFRSPELLAPYFDHRVHKVIVAAPVKGGALNLVMGVNEHLYEPDQHHLLTAASCTTNCLAPVVKVIHEGLGIKHGVITTIHDQTNTQTLVDAPHKDLRRARASNLSLIPTTTGSATAIGLIYPELDGKLNGLAVRVPLLNASLTDCVFEVARPTTVAEVNSLLRAAAEGPLQGILGYEERPLVSVDYKDDPRSSIIDALSTMVVDETQVKILAWYDNEWGYANRMVELARKVALSLPGH, encoded by the coding sequence ATGAGAGCTCGGGTAGGGATTAATGGCTTCGGCAGGATCGGTCGGTTGGCACTGCGAGCAGGCTGGGGCTGGCCTGAACTGGAGTTTGTTCATATCAACGAGCTAAAAGGTGGGCCAAAGACGGCAGCCCATCTGCTCAAGTTTGATTCAGTTCACGGACGCTGGGCCCCGGAGGTGGAAGCTGAGGGGGACCAAGTTTGCATTGACGGTAAGTACCTCAGCTTCAGTGAGTCGGCGAGCCCTGGGGAAGTGCCCTGGGAGGAGTTTGGCGTTGACCTGGTTTTGGAGTGCTCCGGTAAGTTCCGCAGCCCTGAGCTACTGGCCCCCTACTTTGATCACCGTGTGCATAAGGTCATCGTGGCTGCCCCGGTAAAAGGGGGAGCGTTGAACCTTGTGATGGGGGTTAATGAGCATCTATACGAACCTGACCAACATCATCTGCTCACCGCCGCTTCCTGCACCACCAACTGCTTGGCGCCAGTGGTCAAGGTAATCCATGAAGGCTTAGGAATTAAGCACGGCGTGATCACAACCATCCATGACCAGACCAATACTCAAACCCTCGTAGACGCTCCCCATAAGGATCTGCGACGGGCAAGGGCTAGTAACCTTTCCCTAATTCCAACCACCACAGGCTCAGCCACGGCTATTGGTCTGATTTACCCAGAGCTGGATGGCAAACTCAATGGTTTGGCTGTGCGTGTGCCGTTGTTGAACGCCTCTCTAACCGATTGTGTTTTTGAGGTGGCACGGCCTACAACTGTGGCGGAAGTCAATAGTCTGCTCAGAGCCGCTGCGGAAGGTCCCCTTCAAGGAATTCTGGGGTACGAAGAGCGTCCCCTGGTTTCTGTTGACTACAAAGATGACCCCCGCTCCTCGATCATCGATGCCCTATCCACGATGGTGGTCGATGAAACTCAGGTCAAGATTCTGGCCTGGTACGACAACGAGTGGGGTTATGCCAATCGCATGGTGGAACTAGCCCGCAAGGTTGCCCTTTCTTTGCCCGGTCATTGA
- a CDS encoding helix-turn-helix transcriptional regulator, giving the protein MKTTPKTASDLVVAGFHALAEPLRVKTIELLRDQELCVCDLCEHLGVAQSKLSFHLKTLKEADLVRSRQEGRWIYYSLNLPQFAALEQYLAEYRRFSPMVPTRPCE; this is encoded by the coding sequence ATGAAAACCACCCCAAAAACAGCATCAGATTTAGTGGTTGCTGGGTTTCATGCTCTAGCCGAACCGTTGCGAGTCAAGACAATAGAACTTTTGCGGGACCAGGAACTGTGTGTCTGCGATCTTTGTGAGCATTTGGGAGTGGCTCAGTCCAAGCTGTCTTTCCACCTCAAGACTCTTAAAGAAGCGGACTTGGTTCGTTCTCGACAGGAAGGTCGCTGGATCTATTACAGCCTCAACCTACCGCAGTTCGCTGCCCTAGAGCAGTACCTGGCTGAATATCGCCGCTTTAGCCCGATGGTCCCGACTCGCCCATGTGAGTAA
- the arsH gene encoding arsenical resistance protein ArsH, with product MNFDHKPRILFLYGSLRERSYSRLLAEEAARIIEGFGAEVRFFHPHDLPLHGSVPDTHPKVQELRELSQWSEGQVWSSPEMHGQVSGLLKLQIDWIPLSMGAVRPTQGRTLAVMQVCGGSQSYNAVNTLRILGRWMRMFTIPNQSSVPKAYQEFNEDGTMKDSLYRDRVVDVMEELYKFTLLLRDKVDYLTDRYSERKEATTKQTLEITNRALGLDSGQSS from the coding sequence ATGAACTTTGATCACAAACCTAGAATTCTATTTCTATATGGCTCTCTACGAGAGCGTTCCTACAGCCGTTTATTGGCTGAGGAAGCCGCTCGAATCATCGAAGGGTTTGGGGCAGAAGTTCGGTTCTTTCATCCACATGATTTGCCGTTGCACGGCAGCGTACCTGATACCCATCCAAAGGTTCAAGAACTGCGGGAACTGAGCCAGTGGTCGGAAGGTCAAGTTTGGTCTAGCCCAGAAATGCATGGTCAAGTTAGCGGTTTGTTGAAGCTCCAGATTGACTGGATTCCGCTGAGCATGGGGGCAGTGCGACCCACTCAAGGCAGAACCCTGGCTGTGATGCAGGTTTGTGGCGGTTCCCAGTCCTACAATGCCGTGAACACACTGCGAATTTTGGGGCGTTGGATGCGGATGTTCACGATCCCTAATCAGTCTTCAGTTCCCAAGGCTTACCAGGAATTTAATGAAGACGGGACAATGAAAGATTCGCTCTATCGAGATCGCGTTGTTGATGTTATGGAAGAGCTTTACAAATTCACACTCTTACTGCGGGATAAGGTTGACTATCTAACTGACCGCTACAGTGAGCGCAAAGAGGCAACAACAAAGCAGACCCTTGAAATCACCAATCGTGCCCTTGGACTTGACTCGGGTCAAAGTTCCTGA
- a CDS encoding M48 family metallopeptidase → MRPFWPSLLASLMVLPALGPTPFSVQAATPNPRVEPPQSLPREPAREPANEPANQPVPTPSPAAQEPASAPQPASEVDADAAQRQRQLAQADELYQQGQIAAAQSLYRKAKDPFREQLETNRPIPISDPEQLSPAGRVYWREYEAGVAQKLQTRILVPLRLLVEQYPQFIPGQVRLAEVLRQQGQTAEAVQVLERATSLYPSQPDLIRAQVAAQAAAEQWLEASIAARQFALLNPEDPAAPEFRQLADEHFKQFQSKLRSRLTGQAIASVLTGALSYGLTGSLFGPISSLQVTVLMLQGESTVGNHVAERAKRQLKAIDDPEIVAYITELGQKLARAAGRDDFKYEFYVVPEEDLNAFALPGGKVFVNAGAILETRSEAELAGLLSHELAHAVLSHGFLLMTQSSFIENITGGNLLGSLVVMSYSRDMERQADILGTRILASSGYAADGMRNLMVTLKKQVEQAEPPTFLSSHPTTDERIGNLESLIERNGYNRYAFEGVTRHEQIQARVNQVLAEQKPSESRRRRERR, encoded by the coding sequence ATGCGCCCCTTTTGGCCTTCGCTGCTCGCTAGCCTGATGGTATTGCCTGCTCTCGGCCCCACTCCATTCTCCGTTCAGGCAGCCACACCCAACCCACGAGTTGAGCCACCCCAATCGCTGCCCCGTGAACCGGCCCGTGAGCCAGCTAACGAACCAGCTAATCAGCCGGTACCCACGCCAAGCCCTGCGGCTCAAGAGCCAGCCTCAGCACCCCAACCCGCATCTGAGGTCGATGCTGACGCTGCTCAGCGCCAACGCCAGCTGGCTCAAGCGGATGAACTCTATCAGCAGGGCCAAATTGCAGCAGCTCAGTCGCTCTACCGCAAAGCAAAAGATCCTTTTCGCGAGCAGCTTGAAACCAATCGCCCCATCCCTATCTCTGATCCCGAACAGCTTTCGCCGGCGGGACGAGTGTACTGGCGCGAGTATGAGGCTGGCGTAGCCCAAAAGCTGCAAACCCGGATTTTAGTCCCCCTGCGGTTGCTGGTTGAGCAGTATCCGCAGTTCATTCCGGGTCAGGTACGATTGGCCGAAGTCCTGCGGCAGCAAGGGCAGACGGCGGAGGCGGTTCAGGTGTTGGAGCGGGCTACCAGCCTCTATCCCAGCCAGCCAGACCTGATCCGGGCTCAAGTTGCTGCCCAGGCTGCGGCTGAACAATGGCTGGAAGCGTCAATTGCCGCTCGCCAGTTCGCCCTGCTCAATCCAGAGGACCCAGCAGCACCTGAGTTTCGCCAACTTGCCGACGAGCATTTCAAACAGTTTCAGTCCAAGTTGCGCAGCCGCTTGACCGGACAGGCAATCGCCAGTGTCCTCACTGGCGCTTTAAGCTACGGTCTGACGGGCAGTTTGTTTGGGCCGATTTCCTCGCTGCAAGTCACCGTGCTGATGCTTCAAGGCGAGTCTACGGTCGGTAACCATGTGGCGGAGCGCGCAAAACGGCAGCTCAAGGCAATTGATGATCCAGAAATTGTGGCTTATATAACGGAGTTAGGCCAGAAGCTAGCCCGGGCCGCAGGCCGGGACGATTTTAAGTACGAGTTTTATGTGGTGCCTGAGGAAGATCTCAATGCCTTTGCTTTACCGGGCGGTAAGGTTTTTGTCAATGCAGGAGCAATTTTGGAGACGCGTTCTGAAGCAGAACTAGCAGGATTGCTCTCGCACGAGCTTGCTCATGCGGTGCTCTCGCATGGTTTTTTGTTGATGACTCAAAGCAGCTTCATTGAAAATATAACCGGGGGTAATTTGCTGGGCAGCCTGGTAGTGATGAGTTACAGCCGTGATATGGAGCGCCAAGCTGATATTCTGGGCACTCGCATTCTGGCGTCTTCTGGCTATGCAGCCGATGGGATGCGCAATTTGATGGTGACGCTTAAAAAGCAAGTAGAACAAGCTGAACCACCCACGTTTTTGTCTTCGCACCCTACAACAGATGAGCGCATTGGCAACTTAGAAAGCTTGATTGAGCGCAATGGCTACAACCGTTATGCCTTTGAAGGCGTGACTCGCCATGAGCAAATCCAAGCACGTGTCAATCAAGTTTTAGCTGAGCAAAAACCTTCTGAATCACGCAGGAGGCGAGAGCGACGGTAA
- a CDS encoding superoxide dismutase family protein produces the protein MKLPSFTTILVPVIVLVSLVIGFIVTSVSPPLAADLQAKAQITGPGITGNLALLQGTDGLVRVRVELQGNPQTLTPGLHGLHLHETGSCQAAGQTAFGAAKGHFDPGPFGSSTPVEANHPYHMGDLPNILIDQRGRGRLQTSTNRIALTNGPLSLFDADGSAVIVHKLNDQFKAGGSAAEAGGARLACGVIEKT, from the coding sequence ATGAAATTACCCAGCTTCACGACTATCCTTGTGCCAGTTATTGTTTTAGTCTCCCTGGTGATCGGGTTTATCGTGACCTCAGTTTCACCACCATTAGCAGCAGACTTACAAGCTAAAGCTCAAATTACAGGCCCAGGCATTACAGGTAATCTAGCCCTTCTACAAGGTACTGATGGTTTAGTCCGAGTCCGAGTTGAGTTGCAAGGGAATCCTCAAACTCTGACCCCCGGTCTGCATGGCTTGCATTTACATGAAACTGGCTCCTGCCAAGCTGCTGGTCAAACCGCTTTTGGTGCTGCGAAAGGCCACTTTGATCCAGGCCCATTTGGTTCCTCAACCCCAGTTGAGGCAAACCATCCCTATCACATGGGCGACCTGCCAAATATCCTAATCGACCAACGAGGCAGAGGCCGCTTGCAGACTTCGACTAACCGAATTGCGCTCACTAACGGTCCTCTAAGCCTATTTGATGCCGATGGCAGTGCGGTGATCGTGCATAAGCTCAATGACCAATTTAAAGCAGGTGGCAGCGCAGCCGAAGCAGGTGGAGCACGTTTGGCCTGTGGTGTGATCGAAAAGACCTAA
- a CDS encoding ABC transporter ATP-binding protein yields MILVQLRRALAGVYRDKQTTATSDEQLQHPLQRLLRYSRPHRKQVWLATICSVLNKIFDLAPPALIGTAVDVVVQKQDSVLAKFGVADVFTQLLLLSFLSLVIWVLESVFEYAYNRLWRNLAQTIQHELRLDAYGHLQELEMAYFEERSTGGLMSVLNDDINQLERFLDVGANEILQVSTTVIVIGGAFFILAPSVAWMAMLPMPFILWGSIAFQKYLAPRYAEVREKASLINSRLANNLGGMTTIKSFTAEDYERERIRIDSEAYRQSNARAISLSSAFVPLIRIVILLGFVATLFYGGLEAANGNLSVGTYSVLVFLTQRLLWPLTRLGETLDQYQRAMASTNRVMRLLGTPVAIHPGNRNLPLNAVRGELRLNQVTFAYRDRRPILKDLSLYIPAGKTIAIVGSTGSGKSTLVKLLLRLYEIQEGSITLDGVELRELNLRDLRACIGLVSQDVFLFHGTVRENVAYGSFDASESEVIAAAKVAEAHEFILQLPQGYDTIVGERGQKLSGGQRQRLAIARAILKNPPILILDEATSAVDNETEAAIQRSLEHITRSRTTIAIAHRLSTVRNADRIYVMERGRLVEQGRHEELIQHRGIYAGLWQVQMGLRA; encoded by the coding sequence TTGATTTTGGTTCAACTGCGTCGGGCTTTGGCCGGGGTCTACCGAGACAAACAAACCACAGCGACTAGCGACGAGCAGTTGCAACATCCCCTTCAGCGACTGCTGCGTTATAGCCGTCCACACCGCAAGCAGGTCTGGTTGGCAACCATCTGCTCCGTCTTGAACAAAATTTTTGATCTAGCACCACCAGCTCTGATTGGGACCGCCGTAGATGTGGTGGTGCAGAAGCAGGACTCGGTTCTGGCAAAGTTTGGCGTAGCTGATGTCTTCACGCAGTTGCTATTGCTGTCATTTCTGAGCTTAGTTATCTGGGTACTTGAATCGGTCTTTGAGTACGCTTACAACCGCCTCTGGCGTAACTTAGCCCAAACTATTCAGCATGAGTTGCGCTTGGATGCTTATGGCCATTTGCAGGAATTGGAAATGGCTTATTTCGAGGAGCGGAGCACAGGCGGTTTGATGTCAGTTCTGAACGACGATATCAACCAGTTGGAACGCTTTTTGGATGTCGGTGCTAATGAAATTTTGCAAGTCTCCACAACAGTAATAGTCATTGGTGGTGCGTTCTTTATTCTGGCTCCTAGCGTGGCCTGGATGGCGATGCTGCCGATGCCGTTTATTTTGTGGGGCTCAATCGCGTTTCAAAAGTATCTTGCGCCTCGTTATGCTGAGGTGCGTGAGAAAGCCAGCCTGATTAACAGCCGCCTGGCCAACAATTTGGGTGGTATGACCACGATCAAAAGCTTCACCGCAGAAGACTACGAGCGCGAGCGCATTCGCATTGACAGTGAAGCTTATCGTCAGAGCAATGCGCGGGCGATCAGCCTAAGTTCAGCCTTTGTGCCGCTGATTCGAATCGTTATTTTGCTAGGCTTTGTTGCCACGCTGTTTTACGGTGGTCTCGAGGCGGCTAATGGCAATCTTTCGGTCGGTACCTATAGTGTTTTGGTGTTTCTGACGCAACGGCTGCTCTGGCCCCTGACTCGCTTGGGCGAAACTTTGGATCAGTATCAACGGGCCATGGCTTCTACTAATCGAGTCATGCGCTTATTGGGTACACCGGTCGCTATTCATCCTGGTAACAGAAACCTGCCACTGAATGCCGTGAGAGGTGAGTTAAGGCTGAACCAAGTGACTTTTGCTTACCGCGATCGTCGCCCTATTCTTAAAGATTTATCACTGTATATTCCTGCTGGTAAAACGATAGCAATTGTCGGCTCGACCGGCTCTGGTAAAAGCACTCTAGTCAAGCTCTTGCTGCGTCTCTACGAGATCCAGGAAGGCAGCATTACCCTCGATGGTGTTGAATTGCGGGAGCTGAATCTTCGAGATCTGCGTGCCTGTATTGGTCTAGTCAGCCAGGATGTATTCTTATTTCACGGCACCGTGCGGGAGAATGTTGCCTACGGTAGTTTTGACGCCTCAGAATCAGAAGTAATTGCTGCTGCTAAAGTTGCTGAGGCTCACGAGTTTATTCTGCAATTGCCTCAGGGCTACGACACAATTGTGGGTGAGCGAGGACAAAAGTTATCAGGTGGTCAACGGCAGCGTTTAGCCATTGCCCGTGCCATTCTCAAAAATCCGCCAATTCTAATTTTGGACGAGGCAACTTCAGCGGTGGATAACGAAACTGAGGCGGCGATTCAGCGTTCTTTAGAGCACATCACCCGAAGCCGAACCACGATTGCAATTGCCCATCGTTTGTCTACGGTACGCAATGCCGACCGCATTTATGTGATGGAACGAGGCCGTTTAGTGGAACAGGGCCGCCACGAGGAACTCATTCAGCACCGGGGTATCTATGCTGGCCTCTGGCAGGTGCAAATGGGCTTAAGGGCTTAA
- a CDS encoding YdcF family protein, whose amino-acid sequence MKRLRLLSVLLVCFTTSALIMKGHSEPTEQPQAILVLGGDREREDFAADFAQQHPDLPIWVSSGTNLEYSEWTFDQAGVAPSRVQRDYRAVDTVTNFTTLVDDLEAQGIHSLYLITSDYHMRRARVIGEIVLGSQGISLWPIAVPSHRSPEPLSKVARDGARALLWLVTGQTGSTLHQRSGSMNASPPVSPASSREPLLWLAVLAD is encoded by the coding sequence ATGAAGCGTCTGCGTTTACTGTCTGTGTTGCTGGTGTGCTTTACTACCTCGGCTCTGATCATGAAGGGCCACTCAGAGCCCACTGAGCAACCACAGGCGATTCTGGTGTTAGGGGGAGACCGAGAACGGGAAGATTTTGCTGCCGATTTTGCTCAGCAGCACCCTGACCTACCCATCTGGGTTTCTTCAGGCACCAACCTTGAGTATTCTGAATGGACTTTTGACCAGGCAGGCGTCGCTCCAAGCCGTGTGCAGCGTGACTACCGAGCTGTCGATACCGTCACGAACTTCACAACTCTAGTAGACGACCTCGAAGCTCAAGGCATCCACAGCCTGTACCTGATCACTTCCGACTATCACATGCGCAGAGCGCGGGTAATTGGTGAGATTGTCCTGGGTAGTCAGGGAATTAGCCTGTGGCCAATTGCCGTTCCTAGCCACCGCTCACCTGAGCCGCTCAGCAAGGTAGCGCGAGATGGGGCAAGGGCATTGCTGTGGCTAGTAACAGGTCAAACGGGTTCGACTCTACATCAACGCTCGGGCAGTATGAACGCTAGTCCACCCGTTAGTCCTGCATCTAGCAGAGAGCCTTTACTCTGGCTGGCAGTGCTAGCTGACTGA